A region from the Solibacillus sp. FSL H8-0523 genome encodes:
- a CDS encoding GNAT family N-acetyltransferase: protein MKKMEKKYIPLAQFFETCTQSTFTLTYEEIQNIMGHELPNAAYLNVSWWKKTKAPSTHYFAWINHDYYVINVTLGVSVTFSCAEHEETINEKPQNTYITRAIEANDARAYINLQEELFAQSSFGYYAPEERNLTVQQVRKTITDWRKEKTSTVLLCIYNGQFAGYVKILGNTASRTKHIASVRIAIQRDFQQKGLATVLLKEAEKWARINAISRLEASITTTNTNAQQLFDKLNYSKEGTRAQAIKIDEQFVDELLYSKILV, encoded by the coding sequence ATGAAAAAAATGGAAAAGAAGTATATTCCATTGGCACAATTTTTTGAAACATGTACACAAAGTACATTTACTCTTACATATGAAGAAATTCAAAATATTATGGGTCATGAATTACCAAATGCAGCATACTTAAATGTTAGCTGGTGGAAAAAAACGAAAGCTCCTTCAACACACTACTTCGCTTGGATTAACCATGACTATTACGTGATTAACGTAACATTAGGTGTCTCGGTTACATTTTCATGCGCTGAACATGAAGAAACAATCAATGAAAAACCTCAAAACACCTATATTACACGTGCCATTGAAGCCAATGATGCTCGTGCTTATATCAACTTACAAGAAGAATTATTTGCGCAATCTTCATTTGGTTATTACGCACCTGAAGAACGTAATTTAACAGTACAACAAGTACGTAAAACCATCACAGACTGGCGCAAAGAAAAGACAAGTACCGTGCTTCTATGTATTTATAACGGACAATTTGCAGGTTATGTAAAAATTCTCGGCAATACCGCATCTCGTACAAAGCATATTGCAAGTGTGCGCATCGCGATTCAGCGTGATTTCCAACAAAAGGGTCTTGCAACAGTTCTTTTAAAAGAGGCAGAAAAGTGGGCACGCATCAATGCCATTTCTCGATTAGAGGCAAGTATTACAACAACAAACACAAACGCCCAGCAGCTGTTTGATAAACTGAATTACAGCAAAGAAGGTACACGTGCACAGGCAATCAAAATCGATGAGCAATTCGTTGATGAATTACTATATAGTAAAATTTTAGTTTAA
- a CDS encoding MFS transporter: MAEQKQQIQPLSRNKLLGVAGVGWMFDAMDVGILSFVIAALAVDWGLTSSQMGWIGSVNSIGMAVGALLFGVLADKVGRKQIFMWTLILFSVASGLSAFTTTLAAFLIFRFFVGMGLGGELPVASTLVSESVKAEERGRVVVLLESFWAAGWLIAALLSYFVIPADFWPIEGWRVALILTALPAFYAIYIRMKLPDSPQFTVKAESKKRSVFQNIAEVWHKKYARSTLMLWILWFAVVFSYYGMFLWLPSVMVGKGFDLISSFKYVLIMTLAQLPGYFTAAWFIEKFGRKFVLVTYLLGTAASAFVFGGAETITTLLISGMLLSFFNLGAWGALYAYTPEQYPAIVRGTGTGMAAAVGRIGGIFGPLLVGSLLTKGYDISYIFTIFCIAIVIGVLAVVFLGKETKQTELE; this comes from the coding sequence ATGGCCGAGCAAAAACAACAGATACAGCCTCTATCACGCAATAAGTTATTAGGGGTTGCGGGTGTTGGTTGGATGTTTGACGCAATGGACGTAGGTATTCTTTCGTTCGTTATTGCCGCACTTGCGGTAGATTGGGGATTAACGAGTAGCCAAATGGGCTGGATCGGTTCGGTTAACTCAATCGGTATGGCTGTCGGTGCCCTATTATTCGGAGTATTAGCTGATAAAGTAGGACGGAAACAAATTTTTATGTGGACGTTAATTTTATTTTCTGTAGCTAGTGGATTATCTGCATTTACAACAACATTAGCCGCATTTTTAATATTTCGCTTCTTCGTAGGGATGGGACTTGGCGGTGAATTGCCAGTTGCATCAACACTTGTTTCTGAAAGTGTAAAAGCAGAAGAACGCGGTCGTGTTGTAGTTTTATTAGAGAGCTTTTGGGCTGCTGGCTGGTTAATTGCCGCTCTTTTATCTTATTTTGTTATTCCAGCAGACTTTTGGCCAATTGAAGGCTGGCGAGTTGCGTTAATTTTAACGGCATTACCAGCGTTTTATGCTATTTATATTCGTATGAAGTTACCGGATTCACCGCAATTTACAGTGAAGGCTGAATCAAAAAAGCGTTCAGTTTTCCAAAATATCGCTGAAGTATGGCATAAAAAATATGCACGCAGTACGCTAATGCTATGGATTTTATGGTTTGCAGTCGTATTCTCGTATTATGGCATGTTCTTATGGTTGCCAAGTGTCATGGTAGGAAAAGGATTCGATTTAATATCAAGCTTTAAATATGTGTTAATTATGACGTTAGCACAATTACCGGGCTACTTTACAGCGGCATGGTTCATCGAAAAATTCGGACGTAAATTTGTACTTGTCACGTATTTATTAGGAACAGCTGCAAGTGCGTTCGTATTTGGTGGAGCGGAAACTATCACGACATTACTCATTTCAGGGATGTTATTATCATTCTTTAACTTAGGTGCATGGGGTGCCCTTTACGCTTATACACCTGAGCAATATCCTGCCATCGTGCGTGGAACGGGTACAGGAATGGCCGCAGCGGTAGGTCGTATCGGTGGTATTTTTGGACCATTGTTAGTCGGATCTTTACTCACAAAAGGCTATGACATTAGCTACATCTTTACAATTTTCTGTATTGCGATTGTTATCGGGGTACTAGCAGTAGTGTTCCTAGGAAAAGAAACAAAGCAAACAGAATTGGAATAA
- the thrC gene encoding threonine synthase: MWKGLIEEYKQYLPVTENTPALSLNEGNTPLIPLVNLSKELGIELYGKIEGANPTGSFKDRGMVFAVAKAIEEGSKVVICASTGNTSAAAAAYAARAGIQSIVVIPKGKVALGKLAQACMYGAKIIEIDGNFDDALNIVRKIGESTPIALVNSVNPYRIEGQKTAAFEIVDQLGQAPDYLCIPVGNAGNITAYWKGFKEYNEAKQSGLPKMYGFEAEGSAAIVKGAPIANPETVATAIRIGNPASWTFAEAARDESGGIIDSVTDEEILAAYQLIAGREGIFVEPGSAASLAGVIKSVKAGKIAAGSRVVTVFTGNGLKDPDTAMNVSTVDLVSLKNDEQEIRNYIEGVFSL; encoded by the coding sequence ATGTGGAAAGGTCTTATCGAAGAATATAAACAATACTTACCCGTTACAGAAAATACACCGGCTTTATCTTTAAATGAAGGAAACACACCATTAATTCCATTAGTAAACTTATCAAAAGAGCTTGGGATTGAGCTTTACGGCAAAATCGAAGGCGCTAACCCGACTGGTTCATTCAAAGACCGCGGTATGGTTTTTGCTGTAGCAAAAGCGATTGAAGAAGGCTCTAAAGTAGTTATTTGTGCCTCTACAGGGAACACATCTGCTGCAGCTGCGGCTTATGCGGCACGTGCAGGCATCCAATCTATCGTTGTTATTCCAAAAGGAAAAGTAGCACTAGGTAAACTTGCACAAGCATGCATGTACGGTGCAAAAATTATTGAAATCGACGGCAACTTTGATGATGCACTTAATATTGTGCGCAAAATCGGTGAATCTACACCGATCGCACTTGTAAACTCAGTAAATCCATACCGTATCGAAGGTCAAAAAACAGCAGCCTTTGAAATTGTGGATCAACTTGGTCAAGCACCAGACTATTTATGCATTCCAGTAGGAAACGCGGGTAACATTACAGCGTACTGGAAAGGCTTTAAAGAATATAATGAAGCAAAACAATCTGGTCTTCCGAAAATGTACGGTTTTGAAGCAGAAGGTTCTGCAGCAATCGTTAAAGGGGCACCCATCGCTAACCCTGAAACAGTAGCTACAGCAATCCGTATCGGTAACCCTGCGAGCTGGACGTTCGCTGAAGCTGCACGTGACGAATCAGGCGGTATTATCGATTCAGTAACAGACGAAGAAATTTTAGCAGCATACCAATTAATCGCTGGTCGTGAAGGGATCTTCGTTGAGCCAGGCTCAGCTGCTTCTTTAGCGGGCGTTATTAAATCCGTTAAGGCTGGTAAAATCGCTGCAGGTAGCCGTGTTGTTACAGTATTTACTGGTAACGGCTTAAAAGATCCTGACACAGCAATGAACGTTTCAACTGTTGACTTAGTATCACTTAAAAACGATGAGCAAGAAATCCGTAACTACATCGAAGGCGTATTCAGTCTATGA
- a CDS encoding MurR/RpiR family transcriptional regulator, with amino-acid sequence MEKLSICDDIKRKYIRLSKGQRKVAQFVMDNPTVVATQIASEVGRLADVSESTVIRFCYAMDLSGFSELQDQIKAYLIDKGEMTVVKKALPTKKIKSQLGTDIVKRDLAGISRTFNELVESEVEQVIQLLHSSKRIHILGFRQSAPAAFWLYKNLVMLRDQVFFIQHEADQIARQLAMMDEDSLLVVISLDEEYEDVATTVEIAKRKNVQIIAIRDKAMQSTEPADAVLYVPSAQEGGATCTIAIFALLHVLIEEMVGQEPKRYEQFKKSTRSQQKLMVIG; translated from the coding sequence ATGGAGAAATTGAGTATTTGCGATGATATTAAAAGAAAGTACATTCGATTATCAAAGGGACAGCGCAAAGTTGCCCAATTTGTGATGGATAATCCGACAGTGGTAGCAACACAGATTGCTTCTGAAGTTGGCCGTTTAGCGGATGTAAGTGAGTCGACAGTGATTCGCTTTTGCTATGCAATGGATTTATCAGGCTTTAGTGAGTTACAAGATCAAATAAAAGCCTATTTAATTGATAAAGGCGAAATGACGGTAGTAAAAAAAGCGTTGCCTACAAAAAAGATTAAAAGTCAGTTAGGTACAGATATCGTCAAACGTGATTTGGCAGGTATTTCAAGAACATTTAATGAATTAGTAGAGAGCGAAGTAGAACAAGTGATTCAATTGTTACACAGTTCTAAGAGAATTCATATTTTAGGATTTAGACAATCTGCACCTGCTGCTTTTTGGCTGTATAAAAATTTGGTAATGTTAAGAGATCAGGTATTTTTTATTCAACATGAGGCAGATCAGATTGCTAGGCAGCTTGCGATGATGGATGAAGATTCATTGTTAGTAGTTATTTCATTAGATGAAGAATACGAGGATGTAGCAACAACAGTAGAAATTGCGAAGCGAAAAAATGTACAGATTATTGCAATTCGTGATAAAGCCATGCAGTCAACAGAACCTGCAGATGCGGTACTTTATGTGCCATCTGCGCAAGAAGGTGGTGCAACATGTACCATCGCTATTTTTGCACTGTTACATGTGTTAATCGAAGAAATGGTCGGACAAGAACCCAAGCGATACGAACAGTTTAAAAAATCTACTAGAAGCCAACAAAAATTAATGGTAATTGGTTAA
- the thrB gene encoding homoserine kinase → MSNWQIKVPGSTANLGPGFDSIGLGLSLYLTLDITLQDKWEFVHFGENVPTDTTVETHLIYQIAQQVAVQYNIDLKTCKVVMTSELPLARGLGSSAAAIVAAIELANILGDLNLSTQDKLNISSQIEGHPDNATASVLGGLTISSMDEEGIVDTLHIPEVDAAFVVFIPDVELKTADSRGVLPEDFKRGYAVRASASANMLAASLIAKDYVRIGRYMEQDLFHEPFRAQLIPNYAEIRSAAKQAGAYGTALSGAGPTLISIIPTAIQEQFVAEMKAQFPAHTIVLTQADTAGAHVVTSKQTI, encoded by the coding sequence ATGAGTAACTGGCAAATCAAAGTCCCTGGTAGTACTGCAAATCTAGGACCTGGATTTGACTCGATTGGACTTGGGCTTTCGCTTTACTTAACGTTAGATATTACATTGCAAGACAAGTGGGAATTTGTTCATTTCGGTGAAAATGTCCCTACTGACACAACAGTTGAAACACATTTAATTTATCAAATTGCGCAACAAGTTGCTGTGCAATATAACATCGATTTGAAAACGTGTAAGGTGGTAATGACAAGTGAATTACCACTTGCACGTGGTTTAGGTAGTAGCGCTGCTGCCATTGTCGCTGCCATTGAATTGGCCAATATTTTGGGTGATTTAAACTTATCTACACAAGATAAGTTAAATATTTCATCGCAAATTGAGGGCCACCCTGACAACGCTACCGCATCTGTACTTGGTGGCTTAACGATTTCTTCAATGGATGAAGAGGGTATTGTGGATACACTACATATTCCTGAAGTGGATGCGGCATTTGTCGTGTTCATTCCAGATGTCGAGTTAAAAACAGCCGATTCACGTGGTGTGCTGCCTGAAGACTTTAAACGAGGCTATGCCGTGCGTGCAAGTGCCAGTGCTAATATGCTGGCCGCCTCACTCATTGCGAAGGATTATGTACGCATTGGGCGCTATATGGAGCAAGACCTGTTCCATGAGCCCTTCCGCGCACAGCTCATTCCAAACTACGCTGAAATTCGTAGTGCAGCAAAACAAGCTGGCGCATATGGTACCGCATTAAGTGGCGCTGGTCCAACACTTATTTCTATTATCCCAACCGCTATTCAAGAGCAGTTCGTTGCAGAAATGAAGGCACAATTCCCAGCGCATACAATTGTGTTAACACAAGCTGACACAGCAGGGGCACATGTTGTTACCTCTAAACAAACCATCTAA